A part of Arachis hypogaea cultivar Tifrunner chromosome 12, arahy.Tifrunner.gnm2.J5K5, whole genome shotgun sequence genomic DNA contains:
- the LOC112727310 gene encoding probable xyloglucan endotransglucosylase/hydrolase protein 23 gives MASSSPSLLLIPLLVGSIMVVAYGAKLDQEVDITWGDGRAKMLNNGELLTLSLDKASGSGFQSKNEYLFGKIDMQLKLVSGNSAGTVTAYYLSSKGATWDEIDYEFLGNLSGDPYILHTNVFSQGKGNREQQFYLWFDPTADFHTYSITWNPQRIIFSVDGTPIREFKNSESIGVPFPKSQPMRIYSSLWNADDWATRGGLVKTDWTKAPFTASYRNFNADACIWSNGASSCGSGSGLGSSSTTSSSSWLSQELDTTAQERLRWVQKNYMIYNYCTDAKRFPQGFPPECRTS, from the exons ATGGCTTCTTCAAGTCCCTCCTTGCTTCTAATCCCTCTTCTTGTTGGTTCTATAATGGTTGTTGCATATGGTGCCAAGTTAGACCAAGAAGTTGACATCACATGGGGCGATGGGCGCGCCAAGATGCTCAACAATGGGGAGCTACTCACTTTGTCACTTGACAAAGCCTCAGGTTCTGGTTTCCAATCCaagaatgagtatctctttgGCAAGATTGACATGCAGCTCAAGCTTGTTTCTGGAAACTCTGCTGGCACTGTAACTGCCTATTAT TTATCTTCAAAAGGAGCAACTTGGGATGAGATAGACTATGAATTCCTTGGGAATTTGAGCGGCGACCCCTACATTCTTCACACAAATGTTTTCAGTCAGGGCAAAGGAAACAGGGAACAACAATTCTATTTATGGTTTGATCCTACGGCTGATTTTCACACTTACTCCATCACTTGGAACCCCCAAAGGATTAT ATTCTCAGTGGATGGAACTCCAATAAGAGAGTTCAAGAACTCAGAGAGCATTGGTGTCCCCTTCCCAAAGAGCCAGCCAATGAGAATATATTCAAGTTTGTGGAATGCAGATGACTGGGCAACAAGAGGTGGACTTGTGAAGACAGATTGGACAAAAGCTCCATTCACAGCTTCATACAGGAACTTCAATGCCGATGCTTGCATATGGTCTAATGGCGcatcatcttgtggttctggtTCTGGTTTAggttcttcttctactactagcAGTTCATCATGGCTCTCACAAGAGTTGGACACTACGGCACAAGAGAGGCTAAGATGGGTCCAGAAGAACTATATGATATACAATTACTGCACTGATGCAAAGAGGTTTCCACAGGGTTTTCCTCCAGAATGCAGAACCTCCTAA